One stretch of Oncorhynchus clarkii lewisi isolate Uvic-CL-2024 chromosome 3, UVic_Ocla_1.0, whole genome shotgun sequence DNA includes these proteins:
- the LOC139393730 gene encoding thyroid hormone receptor-associated protein 3-like isoform X3 — protein MKKHTGSRTRSRSRSHSPSHNNRERNYPREYQNNNREFRGYHRGFRRPYYFRGRGRGYFPRGRFQRGGGGGYNNNYRPNNWQNYRQHPQQQQQQQQQQQQQQHPHSPRRGRSRTPKKRSGSPRSHSHSKVSDRSSSPRSRRSRHSSSSHSSSPTRRSGSGSATQNSKDVKEERSASKEVQKKGGGEGDGQPVEITGVSAGPDGSAGGDKPKANWQGVTDHSNSTSPRGSSPQVRSAVIIGQAGPASTQSSPSPKSTNANGSNSNGAPSWQIQTVGSSPSTKSPSQKSPTPVFSGFGFFSKDDNLAGDKAAISSVFKRFLEEHNHKKKQSAWENGREMETNDGDVEREKGNGMKASGGIFDREPDKGENEKYKYTEDFDDDRNVSLNSFLKASPFFSCDGEEEDEEMIPKSRPKVLRKEHAREDDGSPKPKSKVTLSARELFEERFGKWEDLAYLQAAAKDDDLDAMVEEIYRSQKQEKATAIAAALAKREAIAGMLRGFSPENVSKDRRMEKAASSLSPIPAPRRNSDREMFMVRGEDSPPRASEKRGAEFSVRMDSLRDDVASSSGVMVGERRLSRDLVHPTKKEQEFRSIFQHIQATQLQRSPSELFAQHIVTIVHYIKAQHFPSNGITLNERFAMYQRRAAQKEMMKPRKSPEIHRRIDVSPSAFKKHSHLFEGMKSSGDGSYKDEGIKMKGDSMDLRLDIERRKKYSTRESDYKQDRGRDSGDSPEASRERSAEKSSKHHKKSKKNKKKPSRSSSSSSSAESHRGGDYPHEEPEPKDEGFNKARLGPRGDYVGPTERGRGRGGFQFRIRGRGWNRENDQGNNSNSNTANICIPVHPKNEDWDPEYTPKSRKYYLHDDREGERKWVDNRGRGGRGNFLRGSRGRFIIRKASVGLPNNHANNNSSPKWTHDKFQVNGGKEEGEPQEEDTEQDHKDQEKSEDMENAEQ, from the exons ATGAAAAAACACACGGG GTCCCGCACTCGCTCACGCTCCAGATCTCATTCTCCATCCCACAATAACCGAGAGCGGAACTACCCAAGGGAGTACCAGAATAATAACCGTGAGTTCCGGGGCTACCACCGAGGCTTCCGGAGGCCCTACTACTTCAGAGGCCGAGGGCGTGGTTACTTCCCACGGGGGCGCTTCcagaggggtgggggaggtggCTACAACAACAACTACCGCCCCAATAACTGGCAGAACTACAGGCAGCAcccccaacagcagcagcagcaacaacaacaacaacagcagcagcaacacccCCACAGCCCGAGACGGGGACGATCCCGTACCCCTAAAAAGCGCTCGGGTAGCCCTCGTTCCCACAGCCACTCCAAGGTCTCGGACCGCTCTTCCTCGCCCCGATCCCGGCGTTCCCGCCACTCCTCTTCctcacattcctcctctcccacaCGCAGGTCGGGCTCTGGGTCAGCCACGCAGAACTCTAAGGATGTCAAGGAGGAGCGCTCTGCCTCCAAGGAGGTCcagaagaaaggaggaggagaaggagatggcCAGCCCGTGGAGATCACAGGGGTGTCTGCAGGGCCTGATGGGAGCGCTGGTGGGGACAAGCCCAAGGCTAACTGGCAGGGTGTGACAGATCATAGCAACAGCACCAGCCCCAGGGGGTCAAGTCCTCAGGTGCGCTCAGCTGTTATCATTGGTCAGGCCGGCCCAGCTTCGACCCAGTCTAGTCCCTCTCCTAAAAGCACTAATGCTAATGGCTCCAATTCCAATGGTGCCCCCTCATGGCAGATTCAGACAGTGGGCAGTTCACCTTCCACCAAAAGCCCTTCTCAGAAAAGCCCCACACCTGTGTTCTCTGGCTTTGGCTTCTTCTCTAAAGACGACAACCTGGCAGGAGATAAAGCAGCTATCTCCTCAGTGTTCAAAAG GTTCTTGGAAGAGCACAATCATAAGAAAAAGCAGTCTGCTTGGGAGAATGGCAGAGAGATGGAAACCAATGATGGGGATGTTGAGCGGGAGAAAGGGAATGGCATGAAGGCCTCTGGGGGCATCTTTGACAGAGAGCCCGACAAAGGGGAGAACGAGAAGTACAAGTACACGGAAGACTTTGACGATGACCGGAACGTGTCGTTGAACAGCTTCTTGAAAGCCTCCCCTTTCTTTTCCTGCGATGGCGAGGAAGAGGACGAGGAGATGATACCCAAGTCCCGTCCCAAGGTGCTCCGCAAAGAGCATGCCCGGGAGGACGACGGGTCGCCCAAGCCCAAGAGCAAAGTCACCCTCTCGGCCAGGGAGCTATTTGAGGAGCGCTTCGGCAAGTGGGAGGACCTGGCCTACTTGCAGGCGGCTGCCAAAGACGATGATCTTGATGCCATGGTGGAGGAGATTTACCGTAGCCAGAAGCAGGAGAAGGCCACGGCCATAGCTGCGGCCTTGGCCAAGAGAGAGGCCATAGCGGGCATGCTCAGAGGCTTCTCCCCGGAGAACGTCAGCAAAGATAGGAGGATGGAGAAAGCTGCCTCCAGCCTGTCCCCCATACCCGCACCACGGAGGAACTCTGACCGGGAGATGTTCATGGTCAGGGGGGAGGACTCTCCCCCAAGGGCCTCTGAGAAAAGAGGAGCGGAGTTCAGCGTCAGAATGGATTCCCTCAGAGATGACGTGGCAAG CTCCTCTGGTGTTATGGTTGGTGAGCGAAGGTTATCACGGGATCTTGTGCATCCTACTAAAAAGGAGCAGGAGTTTCGCTCTATCTTCCAGCACATTCAGGCCACACAGTTACAAAGGAGTCCCTCAGAGCTGTTTGCACAGCACATTGTCACCATTGTCCACTACATTAAAG CACAGCACTTTCCATCCAACGGAATTACTCTAAATGAGCGATTTGCCATGTACCAAAGAAGAGCTGCGCAAAAAGAAATGATGAAGCCAAGAAAGAGCCCAGAGATACACAG GAGAATTGATGTTTCTCCCAGTGCTTTTAAGAAACACTCTCACCTGTTTGAGGGGATGAAAAGCTCCGGGGATGGCAGTTACAAG GACGAAGGTATAAAAATGAAGGGTGACTCAATGGACCTTCGTCTGGATATTGAGCGCCGTAAAAAATATTCCACCCGGGAGAGTGATTATAAacaggatagggggagagattCAGGAGACTCCCCAGAGGCTAGCAGGGAGAGGTCCGCTGAGAAATCCTCCAAGCACCACAAGAAGTCCAA gaaaaacaagaagaagccatctcgctcctcctcttcctcgtcttcTGCCGAATCTCACAGGGGAGGAGACTATCCCCACGAGGAGCCTGAGCCCAAAGACGAAGGCTTTAACAAGGCCAGGCTGGGGCCTCGGGGGGACTATGTCGGTCCCACGGAGAGGGGACGAGGACGCGGAGGCTTT CAATTTAGAATAAGAGGAAGGGGCTGGAACAGGGAAAATGACCAGGGAAACAATTCCAACAGTAATACCGCTAACATTTGCATACCAGTTCACCCCAAGAATGAGGACTGGGACCCAGAGTACACCCCCAAGAGCCGAAAATACTACTTG CATGATGACAGGGAGGGCGAGAGGAAGTGGGTGGACAACCGAGGACGTGGAGGACGGGGGAACTTCCTGCGTGGCAGCAGGGGCCGTTTCATTATCCGGAAGGCCAGCGTTGGCTTACCCAACAACCAcgccaacaacaacagcagcccCAAGTGGACACATGACAAGTTCCAGGTCAacggggggaaggaggagggcgaGCCCCAGGAGGAGGACACAGAGCAggaccacaaagaccaggagaAGTCTGAAGACATGGAAAACGCTGAGCAGTGA
- the LOC139393730 gene encoding thyroid hormone receptor-associated protein 3-like isoform X2, whose translation MKKHTGSRSRTRSRSRSHSPSHNNRERNYPREYQNNNREFRGYHRGFRRPYYFRGRGRGYFPRGRFQRGGGGGYNNNYRPNNWQNYRQHPQQQQQQQQQQQQQQHPHSPRRGRSRTPKKRSGSPRSHSHSKVSDRSSSPRSRRSRHSSSSHSSSPTRRSGSGSATQNSKDVKEERSASKEVQKKGGGEGDGQPVEITGVSAGPDGSAGGDKPKANWQGVTDHSNSTSPRGSSPQVRSAVIIGQAGPASTQSSPSPKSTNANGSNSNGAPSWQIQTVGSSPSTKSPSQKSPTPVFSGFGFFSKDDNLAGDKAAISSVFKRFLEEHNHKKKQSAWENGREMETNDGDVEREKGNGMKASGGIFDREPDKGENEKYKYTEDFDDDRNVSLNSFLKASPFFSCDGEEEDEEMIPKSRPKVLRKEHAREDDGSPKPKSKVTLSARELFEERFGKWEDLAYLQAAAKDDDLDAMVEEIYRSQKQEKATAIAAALAKREAIAGMLRGFSPENVSKDRRMEKAASSLSPIPAPRRNSDREMFMVRGEDSPPRASEKRGAEFSVRMDSLRDDVASSSGVMVGERRLSRDLVHPTKKEQEFRSIFQHIQATQLQRSPSELFAQHIVTIVHYIKAQHFPSNGITLNERFAMYQRRAAQKEMMKPRKSPEIHRRIDVSPSAFKKHSHLFEGMKSSGDGSYKDEGIKMKGDSMDLRLDIERRKKYSTRESDYKQDRGRDSGDSPEASRERSAEKSSKHHKKSKKNKKKPSRSSSSSSSAESHRGGDYPHEEPEPKDEGFNKARLGPRGDYVGPTERGRGRGGFQFRIRGRGWNRENDQGNNSNSNTANICIPVHPKNEDWDPEYTPKSRKYYLHDDREGERKWVDNRGRGGRGNFLRGSRGRFIIRKASVGLPNNHANNNSSPKWTHDKFQVNGGKEEGEPQEEDTEQDHKDQEKSEDMENAEQ comes from the exons ATGAAAAAACACACGGG CTCTAGGTCCCGCACTCGCTCACGCTCCAGATCTCATTCTCCATCCCACAATAACCGAGAGCGGAACTACCCAAGGGAGTACCAGAATAATAACCGTGAGTTCCGGGGCTACCACCGAGGCTTCCGGAGGCCCTACTACTTCAGAGGCCGAGGGCGTGGTTACTTCCCACGGGGGCGCTTCcagaggggtgggggaggtggCTACAACAACAACTACCGCCCCAATAACTGGCAGAACTACAGGCAGCAcccccaacagcagcagcagcaacaacaacaacaacagcagcagcaacacccCCACAGCCCGAGACGGGGACGATCCCGTACCCCTAAAAAGCGCTCGGGTAGCCCTCGTTCCCACAGCCACTCCAAGGTCTCGGACCGCTCTTCCTCGCCCCGATCCCGGCGTTCCCGCCACTCCTCTTCctcacattcctcctctcccacaCGCAGGTCGGGCTCTGGGTCAGCCACGCAGAACTCTAAGGATGTCAAGGAGGAGCGCTCTGCCTCCAAGGAGGTCcagaagaaaggaggaggagaaggagatggcCAGCCCGTGGAGATCACAGGGGTGTCTGCAGGGCCTGATGGGAGCGCTGGTGGGGACAAGCCCAAGGCTAACTGGCAGGGTGTGACAGATCATAGCAACAGCACCAGCCCCAGGGGGTCAAGTCCTCAGGTGCGCTCAGCTGTTATCATTGGTCAGGCCGGCCCAGCTTCGACCCAGTCTAGTCCCTCTCCTAAAAGCACTAATGCTAATGGCTCCAATTCCAATGGTGCCCCCTCATGGCAGATTCAGACAGTGGGCAGTTCACCTTCCACCAAAAGCCCTTCTCAGAAAAGCCCCACACCTGTGTTCTCTGGCTTTGGCTTCTTCTCTAAAGACGACAACCTGGCAGGAGATAAAGCAGCTATCTCCTCAGTGTTCAAAAG GTTCTTGGAAGAGCACAATCATAAGAAAAAGCAGTCTGCTTGGGAGAATGGCAGAGAGATGGAAACCAATGATGGGGATGTTGAGCGGGAGAAAGGGAATGGCATGAAGGCCTCTGGGGGCATCTTTGACAGAGAGCCCGACAAAGGGGAGAACGAGAAGTACAAGTACACGGAAGACTTTGACGATGACCGGAACGTGTCGTTGAACAGCTTCTTGAAAGCCTCCCCTTTCTTTTCCTGCGATGGCGAGGAAGAGGACGAGGAGATGATACCCAAGTCCCGTCCCAAGGTGCTCCGCAAAGAGCATGCCCGGGAGGACGACGGGTCGCCCAAGCCCAAGAGCAAAGTCACCCTCTCGGCCAGGGAGCTATTTGAGGAGCGCTTCGGCAAGTGGGAGGACCTGGCCTACTTGCAGGCGGCTGCCAAAGACGATGATCTTGATGCCATGGTGGAGGAGATTTACCGTAGCCAGAAGCAGGAGAAGGCCACGGCCATAGCTGCGGCCTTGGCCAAGAGAGAGGCCATAGCGGGCATGCTCAGAGGCTTCTCCCCGGAGAACGTCAGCAAAGATAGGAGGATGGAGAAAGCTGCCTCCAGCCTGTCCCCCATACCCGCACCACGGAGGAACTCTGACCGGGAGATGTTCATGGTCAGGGGGGAGGACTCTCCCCCAAGGGCCTCTGAGAAAAGAGGAGCGGAGTTCAGCGTCAGAATGGATTCCCTCAGAGATGACGTGGCAAG CTCCTCTGGTGTTATGGTTGGTGAGCGAAGGTTATCACGGGATCTTGTGCATCCTACTAAAAAGGAGCAGGAGTTTCGCTCTATCTTCCAGCACATTCAGGCCACACAGTTACAAAGGAGTCCCTCAGAGCTGTTTGCACAGCACATTGTCACCATTGTCCACTACATTAAAG CACAGCACTTTCCATCCAACGGAATTACTCTAAATGAGCGATTTGCCATGTACCAAAGAAGAGCTGCGCAAAAAGAAATGATGAAGCCAAGAAAGAGCCCAGAGATACACAG GAGAATTGATGTTTCTCCCAGTGCTTTTAAGAAACACTCTCACCTGTTTGAGGGGATGAAAAGCTCCGGGGATGGCAGTTACAAG GACGAAGGTATAAAAATGAAGGGTGACTCAATGGACCTTCGTCTGGATATTGAGCGCCGTAAAAAATATTCCACCCGGGAGAGTGATTATAAacaggatagggggagagattCAGGAGACTCCCCAGAGGCTAGCAGGGAGAGGTCCGCTGAGAAATCCTCCAAGCACCACAAGAAGTCCAA gaaaaacaagaagaagccatctcgctcctcctcttcctcgtcttcTGCCGAATCTCACAGGGGAGGAGACTATCCCCACGAGGAGCCTGAGCCCAAAGACGAAGGCTTTAACAAGGCCAGGCTGGGGCCTCGGGGGGACTATGTCGGTCCCACGGAGAGGGGACGAGGACGCGGAGGCTTT CAATTTAGAATAAGAGGAAGGGGCTGGAACAGGGAAAATGACCAGGGAAACAATTCCAACAGTAATACCGCTAACATTTGCATACCAGTTCACCCCAAGAATGAGGACTGGGACCCAGAGTACACCCCCAAGAGCCGAAAATACTACTTG CATGATGACAGGGAGGGCGAGAGGAAGTGGGTGGACAACCGAGGACGTGGAGGACGGGGGAACTTCCTGCGTGGCAGCAGGGGCCGTTTCATTATCCGGAAGGCCAGCGTTGGCTTACCCAACAACCAcgccaacaacaacagcagcccCAAGTGGACACATGACAAGTTCCAGGTCAacggggggaaggaggagggcgaGCCCCAGGAGGAGGACACAGAGCAggaccacaaagaccaggagaAGTCTGAAGACATGGAAAACGCTGAGCAGTGA